In the genome of Gloeocapsa sp. DLM2.Bin57, one region contains:
- a CDS encoding citrate synthase: MTVCEYSPGLEGIPATKSSISYVDGKNGILEYRGIAIEELAAKSTFLETAYLLIWGKLPTQAELTEFETTIRYHRRIKYRIRDMMKCFPETGHPMDALQTSAAALGLFYSRRALDNPVYIREAVVRLLAKIPTMVAAFKQMRKGNDPVQPNDELDYSANFLYMLTERVPDPIEAHIFDICLTLHAEHTINASTFSAMVTASTLTDPYAVIASAVGTLAGPLHGGANEEVLTMLDEIGSKENVRPYIEKCIANKDKIMGFGHRVYKVKDPRATILQNLAEQLFATTGGEDDYYQLAVEVEKVVEEKLGSKGIYPNVDFYSGLVYQKLGIPRDLFTPVFAIARVAGWLAHWKEQLGVNRIFRPTQIYTGEHKLSYIPIDERICDRERNGDS; this comes from the coding sequence ATGACAGTTTGCGAATATAGTCCAGGTTTAGAAGGTATTCCCGCTACAAAATCGAGTATTAGTTACGTCGATGGCAAAAACGGAATACTAGAATATAGAGGCATTGCGATCGAAGAATTAGCCGCAAAAAGTACCTTTTTAGAAACAGCCTACTTATTAATTTGGGGAAAATTACCAACTCAAGCAGAATTAACCGAGTTTGAAACAACCATACGTTATCATCGTCGGATTAAATACAGAATTCGGGACATGATGAAATGTTTCCCCGAAACAGGTCACCCCATGGATGCTTTACAAACATCAGCTGCAGCTTTAGGCTTATTCTACTCCCGTCGCGCCCTGGATAACCCCGTTTATATCAGAGAAGCGGTAGTCAGATTACTCGCCAAAATACCCACCATGGTAGCTGCATTTAAACAAATGCGCAAAGGAAACGATCCAGTGCAACCTAACGACGAGTTAGACTACTCAGCTAACTTCTTGTATATGCTAACAGAACGCGTTCCTGACCCCATAGAAGCCCATATCTTTGACATTTGTTTAACTCTCCACGCGGAACACACCATTAACGCTTCTACCTTCTCAGCCATGGTGACAGCTTCTACCCTAACAGACCCCTACGCGGTTATAGCCTCAGCTGTAGGCACTCTCGCCGGACCACTCCACGGTGGCGCTAACGAAGAAGTCTTAACTATGTTAGACGAAATAGGTTCAAAAGAAAATGTCCGTCCTTATATAGAAAAATGTATCGCCAATAAAGACAAAATTATGGGCTTTGGACATCGAGTTTATAAAGTTAAAGATCCTCGCGCTACAATCTTACAAAATCTCGCTGAACAACTCTTTGCTACTACAGGTGGTGAAGATGACTATTATCAGTTAGCAGTAGAAGTAGAAAAAGTAGTGGAAGAAAAACTCGGTAGCAAGGGTATTTATCCTAATGTTGATTTTTATTCCGGTTTGGTTTATCAAAAATTAGGTATCCCTAGAGACTTGTTTACTCCAGTCTTCGCGATCGCCCGCGTCGCAGGTTGGTTAGCCCACTGGAAAGAACAACTAGGAGTTAATCGCATCTTTCGTCCTACACAAATATACACGGGAGAACATAAGCTCAGTTATATTCCTATTGACGAGAGAATCTGCGACAGGGAACGCAACGGCGACAGCTAA
- the speD gene encoding adenosylmethionine decarboxylase has protein sequence MNKVGTHIVVDAWQSPADLLNDPERIRRALLEAVEAGEATLIDMCVHQFSPHGVTATVTLAESHIAIHTWPEYGYFAADLFFCGRGKPEEAMRILRIALQAKEFKSQQIDRGFPGVTANTSLQGVA, from the coding sequence ATGAACAAAGTGGGGACTCATATAGTAGTAGATGCCTGGCAATCACCCGCTGACCTTCTCAACGATCCAGAAAGAATTCGTCGTGCTTTACTCGAAGCCGTGGAAGCAGGAGAGGCAACATTGATTGATATGTGCGTCCACCAGTTTAGTCCTCACGGCGTAACAGCCACAGTTACCTTAGCTGAGTCCCATATTGCTATTCATACCTGGCCAGAATACGGCTACTTTGCTGCAGATTTATTTTTCTGTGGTAGAGGAAAACCAGAAGAAGCAATGAGAATTTTACGCATAGCTTTACAAGCGAAAGAATTTAAGTCTCAACAAATAGACAGAGGCTTTCCAGGAGTAACAGCTAATACTTCTCTGCAAGGAGTAGCATAA
- the ftsZ gene encoding cell division protein FtsZ codes for MTINNDTYTPLMTSSSNSSETPSNNRNLNNSILSLPNNSDNRTYSQDKSRSNQILPSNIAQLKVIGVGGGGCNAVNRMIERELSGVEFWAINTDAQALAHASASCRLQVGKKITRGLGAGGNPAIGQKAAEESREEIANALENTDMVFITAGMGGGTGTGAAPIVAEVAKEMGCLTVGVVTRPFTFEGRRRTSQAEEGINALQTRVDTLIVIPNNQLLEVINPDTPMQEAFRTADDILRQGVQGISDIITIPGLVNVDFADVRAIMADAGSALMGIGLGSGKSRAKEAAVAAISSPLLESSIEGAKGVVLNITGGRDLTLHEVNSAAETIYEIVDPNANIIFGAVIDEDLQGEIRVTVIATGFTGEGKTPTKSTTTRTSVRSTTPPPPTRPLPKPESSSGLDIPDFLQKRRFPNSDS; via the coding sequence ATGACTATAAATAATGATACATATACACCATTAATGACTTCATCTTCTAACTCATCGGAAACACCTAGTAATAATCGTAACCTAAATAATAGTATCCTGTCTCTGCCGAATAACAGCGATAATCGCACCTATAGTCAGGACAAATCTCGTAGTAACCAAATTCTCCCTAGTAATATAGCTCAATTAAAAGTAATTGGGGTTGGTGGTGGTGGTTGTAACGCCGTTAACCGCATGATCGAAAGAGAATTAAGCGGTGTAGAATTTTGGGCGATTAATACAGATGCTCAAGCATTAGCCCACGCTTCTGCCTCATGTCGCTTGCAGGTAGGTAAGAAAATTACCCGAGGTTTGGGCGCGGGAGGAAATCCAGCCATTGGTCAAAAAGCAGCCGAAGAATCCCGGGAAGAAATAGCCAACGCCCTAGAAAATACCGATATGGTTTTTATTACCGCAGGTATGGGGGGAGGAACTGGTACAGGTGCAGCACCCATTGTAGCGGAAGTAGCTAAGGAAATGGGTTGCTTGACAGTGGGAGTAGTCACCAGACCATTTACATTTGAAGGAAGAAGACGGACAAGCCAAGCCGAAGAGGGAATCAACGCCCTGCAAACACGAGTAGATACCTTGATCGTGATTCCTAATAATCAGTTACTAGAGGTGATTAATCCAGATACCCCTATGCAGGAAGCCTTTAGAACCGCAGATGATATACTACGTCAAGGTGTGCAGGGTATATCCGATATTATTACTATCCCTGGTTTAGTTAACGTAGATTTCGCCGACGTTAGAGCCATTATGGCAGATGCAGGCTCAGCTTTAATGGGAATTGGTCTAGGATCTGGAAAATCTCGCGCTAAAGAAGCAGCAGTAGCAGCTATTTCTTCACCCTTATTAGAATCTTCGATCGAAGGTGCAAAAGGGGTAGTCTTAAATATAACTGGTGGTAGAGACTTAACCCTTCACGAAGTTAACTCAGCCGCAGAAACAATCTACGAGATAGTAGATCCTAATGCTAATATTATCTTCGGTGCGGTTATTGATGAGGATCTTCAAGGAGAAATCAGAGTAACCGTCATCGCTACTGGTTTTACAGGGGAAGGTAAAACACCAACTAAGAGTACAACCACCAGAACTTCTGTACGTTCAACAACTCCACCTCCCCCAACACGTCCTCTCCCTAAACCAGAATCATCCTCGGGGTTAGATATCCCCGATTTCCTGCAAAAACGCCGTTTTCCTAATTCTGATAGTTAG
- the thyX gene encoding FAD-dependent thymidylate synthase, which translates to MNNQVTLLGYYGSDQTHCLSAWQSTNLDLGVELPEKVQDRIAFLYNETIKNKQKSSAELLHFLAEHEHHTPFEKSCLHFQIRADIASHIHLIKHRIAVSINSESARYKELEDKWYLPEDWLNLPVENEELLKQELFKNANSWQDILNNYTVLGHNLYHLACEELSQKIGRKRAKETARYFLPYNKQLDFDVMFNFRSFMHFQKLRNSPQAQKEIKEIASQMLSLVKEIEGNPFQESLQAFGY; encoded by the coding sequence ATGAATAATCAAGTAACTTTATTAGGTTATTATGGCAGTGATCAAACCCACTGTCTTTCCGCTTGGCAATCTACTAACCTAGATTTAGGCGTAGAATTACCCGAAAAAGTACAAGATAGAATCGCCTTTTTATACAACGAAACCATTAAAAATAAACAAAAAAGTTCTGCTGAATTATTGCACTTTTTAGCAGAACATGAACACCATACACCATTTGAAAAAAGCTGTTTACACTTCCAAATCAGAGCAGATATCGCTAGTCATATTCATTTAATTAAACATAGAATAGCAGTTAGTATTAATAGTGAATCAGCTCGTTATAAAGAGTTAGAAGATAAATGGTATCTCCCTGAAGATTGGTTAAATTTACCCGTAGAAAACGAAGAATTACTCAAGCAAGAATTATTTAAAAATGCTAATAGTTGGCAAGATATTCTCAATAATTATACAGTCTTAGGACATAATTTATATCATTTAGCTTGTGAAGAATTAAGTCAAAAAATAGGGAGAAAAAGAGCCAAAGAAACAGCGAGATATTTCTTACCATATAACAAACAGTTAGACTTTGATGTTATGTTTAACTTTCGCAGTTTTATGCACTTTCAGAAATTAAGAAATAGTCCCCAAGCCCAAAAAGAAATAAAAGAAATAGCCAGTCAAATGTTATCATTAGTCAAAGAAATAGAAGGAAATCCCTTTCAAGAATCATTGCAAGCTTTTGGTTACTAA
- a CDS encoding low-complexity protein, producing the protein MSTTKLESVNQLLSLYQQGERNFTEVSLELANFNQANLNQINLKKARLGRGKFIEVKLISANLSEADLVEANLSKSLLIESNLAKTNLSKAQLTLADLSGANLSNAILTSADLSEACLIGTSMISCNLAYANLQSANLTSAVLAKAILAEAQLTQANLTRAILTEANLRGASLSKARLIRTYLTRVNLRGANLTGCDLSLADLRHADLREANLRGASLVGANLSDANLTNANLHKANLEGAELARANLRNARLSYANLRGSNLLKADLSEANLAQANLTQAGLLLCYLTGANLAYANLDEANLIGVNLRGANFLATSVENTILPNGTKTQGKM; encoded by the coding sequence ATGAGTACTACAAAGCTAGAAAGCGTTAACCAACTCTTGAGTTTGTATCAGCAAGGAGAACGTAACTTTACAGAGGTTAGCCTAGAATTAGCCAATTTTAACCAAGCTAATCTTAATCAAATTAACCTCAAAAAAGCTAGACTAGGACGAGGAAAATTTATCGAAGTCAAATTAATTAGCGCTAATCTTTCTGAAGCAGATTTAGTAGAAGCTAACTTGAGTAAAAGCTTATTAATAGAAAGCAATTTAGCTAAAACCAATTTAAGCAAAGCTCAACTAACTTTAGCAGACTTGAGCGGAGCAAATCTGAGCAACGCCATCTTAACCTCAGCTGATTTGTCCGAAGCTTGTTTAATCGGTACTAGTATGATCAGCTGTAACTTAGCCTATGCTAACCTACAATCAGCTAATCTTACCAGTGCAGTTTTAGCTAAAGCTATCTTAGCAGAAGCTCAATTAACTCAAGCTAACTTGACTCGTGCTATCCTCACTGAAGCTAATCTGAGGGGAGCTTCTTTAAGCAAAGCTAGATTAATTCGTACCTACCTAACCCGAGTTAATCTACGTGGAGCTAATTTAACAGGTTGTGATTTAAGTTTAGCCGATTTACGTCACGCCGACCTCAGAGAAGCTAATTTGAGGGGAGCTTCTTTAGTAGGAGCAAATTTATCCGATGCTAATCTCACTAACGCTAATCTCCATAAAGCTAACCTAGAAGGAGCAGAATTAGCCCGCGCTAATCTCAGAAACGCTAGACTCAGTTACGCTAACCTCAGAGGAAGTAACCTACTCAAAGCTGACTTATCAGAAGCAAATCTAGCACAAGCTAACCTTACCCAAGCAGGATTATTACTCTGTTACCTCACAGGAGCAAATCTAGCCTATGCTAACCTCGATGAAGCTAACCTAATTGGAGTCAATCTCAGGGGAGCAAATTTTTTAGCTACCTCCGTAGAAAACACCATTTTACCCAACGGAACAAAAACTCAGGGTAAAATGTAG
- a CDS encoding glycosyltransferase family 1 protein, producing the protein MKILINLGMLLDKPTGISNYALNILPYLKPLEPTLLVGKAKQGYNCRLIADNLGPNHGSKGHLRRLIWTERELPRIYHQEKASLLFSPIPEAPITRKLPYIVMVHDLIPLRFPRWFSPLTPYFRYYIPRVVKNAEHIICNSLATAEDIQEFWGINPQRITPIHLGYDAQHFQPLENLPPLDIPYFIYLGRHDPHKNLARLVSAFAKIADNCQEELWLVGPFDRRYTPQLQRLAIALDIASRVKFIDYAPYSELPRLFNQATALVFPSLWEGFGLPVVEAMACGTPVITSNLSSLPEITQDAAILVNPYQVEDVSAAMELLATDEKRRSRLAKLSLRQASQFSWAKTGETTARVLLG; encoded by the coding sequence ATGAAAATATTAATTAACCTAGGGATGTTGCTAGATAAACCAACGGGTATTAGCAACTATGCCCTGAATATTCTACCTTATTTAAAACCATTAGAACCTACGTTATTGGTAGGGAAAGCCAAACAGGGGTATAATTGTCGTTTAATTGCTGATAATTTAGGACCAAATCATGGTAGTAAGGGACATTTGCGGCGATTAATTTGGACAGAGAGGGAATTACCGAGAATATATCACCAGGAGAAGGCTTCTTTACTATTTTCACCGATTCCTGAAGCACCAATTACCAGAAAGCTTCCCTATATAGTTATGGTACATGATTTGATACCTTTACGCTTTCCCCGTTGGTTTTCACCTTTGACTCCTTATTTTCGTTACTATATACCTAGAGTAGTTAAAAATGCTGAACATATTATCTGTAATTCTTTAGCTACGGCAGAAGATATACAAGAGTTTTGGGGCATAAATCCACAGCGGATTACCCCAATTCATCTTGGTTATGACGCGCAACATTTTCAACCTTTGGAGAATTTACCCCCATTGGATATTCCCTATTTTATCTATTTAGGACGTCATGATCCACATAAAAATTTGGCTCGGTTGGTGAGTGCTTTTGCGAAAATAGCTGATAATTGTCAGGAAGAACTCTGGTTAGTAGGACCGTTTGATCGCCGTTATACACCACAATTGCAACGACTGGCGATCGCCTTAGATATAGCTTCTCGGGTTAAATTTATCGATTATGCGCCTTATTCAGAGTTACCTAGATTATTTAATCAAGCTACTGCTTTAGTTTTTCCGAGTCTTTGGGAAGGATTTGGGTTACCAGTGGTAGAGGCTATGGCTTGTGGTACACCAGTTATTACTTCTAATCTATCTTCTTTACCAGAAATAACCCAAGATGCAGCTATTTTAGTTAATCCCTATCAGGTGGAGGATGTATCTGCAGCGATGGAGTTATTAGCTACTGACGAGAAAAGGCGATCGCGTTTAGCTAAGTTAAGTTTAAGACAAGCTAGTCAGTTTAGTTGGGCGAAAACGGGAGAGACTACTGCTAGGGTTTTACTTGGTTGA
- a CDS encoding glutamyl-tRNA reductase, with amino-acid sequence MNIVVVGLSHKTAPVEIREKLSIPEARIEEAINRLRNYPHVLEVSIISTCNRLEIYAVTRDSKQGVVEIIQFLAETGEIPHQYLRKHLFILLHQDAVRHLMRVAAGLESLVLGEGQILAQVKTAHKLAQKYQGIGQLLDRLFKQGMTAGKRVRSETNIGTGAVSISSAAVELVFNKLSDLRSTRVTIIGAGKMSRLLVQHLLSKGTEDITIVNRSERRAQELAQQFPNATLKIQPLSAMLEAIANCDVAFTSTGATQPILNQELLQGVLTPEQQLMIVDISVPRNVAADVSAIPNLESYNVDDLKAVVAANHETRRQMAIEAENLLEEEVAAFELWYQSLETVPTIVCLRSKVEDIREQELEKALSRLGAEFGEKHQEVIEALTRGIVNKILHEPMVQLRGLQDVESRRLCLESLQMLFNLDTTEQYS; translated from the coding sequence ATGAATATTGTAGTTGTAGGTTTAAGTCACAAAACAGCACCAGTAGAAATTCGTGAGAAACTCAGCATACCTGAAGCGAGAATCGAAGAAGCGATTAATCGTTTACGTAACTATCCCCACGTTTTAGAAGTAAGCATCATTAGTACTTGCAATCGCTTAGAAATCTATGCAGTTACTAGAGATAGCAAACAAGGGGTAGTAGAAATCATCCAATTTCTTGCTGAAACAGGAGAAATACCTCACCAATATTTACGCAAACACCTATTTATCTTACTTCATCAAGACGCAGTTAGACACCTGATGCGCGTAGCTGCAGGTTTAGAAAGTCTCGTACTCGGAGAAGGACAAATTCTCGCTCAAGTTAAAACTGCTCACAAATTAGCCCAGAAGTACCAGGGAATTGGACAATTATTAGACCGTTTGTTTAAACAAGGGATGACAGCGGGAAAACGAGTTAGAAGTGAGACTAATATCGGTACAGGTGCGGTTTCTATTAGCTCGGCTGCGGTAGAATTAGTCTTTAATAAACTTAGTGATCTCAGGAGTACTAGGGTTACCATTATTGGTGCGGGTAAAATGTCCCGTTTACTGGTACAACATCTCCTCTCTAAGGGAACAGAAGATATTACCATCGTTAATCGCTCGGAAAGACGCGCTCAAGAATTAGCTCAACAATTCCCCAACGCTACTCTCAAAATTCAACCACTCTCAGCTATGTTAGAAGCGATCGCTAATTGTGATGTAGCTTTTACTAGTACTGGAGCAACTCAACCGATACTTAACCAAGAATTATTGCAAGGGGTGTTAACACCTGAACAGCAATTAATGATTGTAGATATTTCTGTACCTCGTAACGTTGCTGCTGATGTTAGTGCTATCCCTAATTTAGAGTCTTATAACGTTGATGATCTTAAAGCGGTGGTGGCTGCTAATCACGAAACCCGTCGTCAAATGGCAATAGAAGCAGAAAACTTGTTAGAGGAAGAGGTAGCAGCATTTGAGTTATGGTATCAATCTTTAGAAACTGTACCAACTATCGTTTGTTTGCGCAGTAAAGTAGAAGACATTCGCGAACAAGAGTTAGAAAAAGCTTTATCTCGTTTAGGTGCAGAATTCGGCGAAAAGCATCAAGAAGTTATCGAAGCTCTCACCAGAGGGATTGTTAATAAAATTCTCCACGAACCTATGGTACAATTAAGAGGACTTCAAGATGTAGAATCTCGTCGTCTCTGTCTTGAGTCTCTACAGATGTTGTTCAATCTTGATACTACTGAGCAATATAGTTAA
- a CDS encoding N-acetylmannosamine-6-phosphate 2-epimerase — MASLQSKLIVSCQAPSDSPLHQPEIIAAIAKTCIQRGAIGVRIDTPSHILAVKKLLPNVPVIGLWKRIYPNSPVYITPTLTEVKEIISAGADIIAIDATSRQRPQESLAELINYIHQQDKLAMADIDTVENAIASEELGVDLIATTLYGYTEATCGLTPPGFSLLSTLSQRLITPLICEGGINSPIMAKQALSLGAYSIVIGTAITGIDQKVTDFLSHSC, encoded by the coding sequence TGTCAAGCCCCTTCTGACTCACCCCTTCACCAACCCGAAATCATCGCGGCGATCGCCAAAACTTGTATACAACGAGGGGCGATCGGCGTCAGAATCGATACTCCTAGTCATATTCTCGCGGTTAAAAAGCTTTTACCAAATGTACCCGTGATTGGTTTATGGAAGCGTATTTATCCTAACTCCCCAGTTTATATTACCCCTACTCTAACAGAAGTTAAAGAGATAATCAGCGCAGGTGCAGATATTATCGCTATCGACGCAACCTCTAGACAACGTCCCCAGGAATCCTTAGCAGAATTGATTAACTATATCCATCAACAAGATAAACTAGCCATGGCTGATATTGACACTGTAGAAAACGCGATCGCCTCAGAAGAGTTAGGGGTTGATCTCATCGCTACCACTCTCTACGGTTATACAGAAGCAACCTGTGGATTAACCCCTCCAGGATTTTCTTTACTATCCACATTATCACAACGACTGATTACCCCCCTTATCTGTGAAGGAGGAATTAATTCCCCCATCATGGCTAAACAAGCTTTAAGCCTCGGTGCTTATAGTATAGTAATAGGTACAGCAATTACTGGTATTGACCAAAAAGTTACAGACTTTCTTAGCCATTCTTGTTAA
- a CDS encoding dienelactone hydrolase family protein, with product MVEINTKTVQIKNGDLRIDAYLAIPQTAEKLPAVIVIQEIFGVNNHIQDVTRRIAQAGYVAIAPAIYQRLAPGLALGYTPEDITIGKEYKNQTQATELISDIQATIDYLYSLPQVKTTGVGTIGFCFGGHVTYLTATIEAIKATASFYGAGITTWTPGEGEPTLSKTKDIKGTIYTFFGLEDASIPVAEVDQIQQELEKYQIPHQVYRYPNADHGFFCDQRASYNQQAAEDAWQQVLKLYAQVL from the coding sequence ATGGTAGAAATTAATACAAAAACAGTCCAAATCAAAAACGGTGATTTACGCATAGATGCTTATCTAGCCATACCCCAAACAGCAGAGAAATTACCAGCAGTAATCGTCATACAAGAAATCTTCGGGGTTAACAACCATATACAGGACGTAACCAGACGCATAGCCCAAGCAGGATACGTAGCGATCGCCCCTGCTATTTATCAACGTCTAGCCCCTGGATTAGCTCTAGGATATACACCAGAAGATATCACTATAGGCAAAGAATATAAAAATCAAACCCAAGCTACAGAACTAATCAGCGATATTCAAGCAACCATAGACTATCTCTATAGCTTACCCCAAGTCAAAACCACAGGAGTAGGAACGATTGGCTTCTGTTTTGGTGGTCACGTTACCTATCTAACCGCTACAATAGAAGCAATCAAAGCCACGGCGTCTTTTTATGGTGCAGGAATTACCACTTGGACACCTGGAGAAGGAGAACCTACCCTAAGCAAAACTAAAGATATCAAAGGTACTATATACACTTTTTTTGGCTTAGAAGACGCTTCGATACCAGTAGCAGAAGTAGATCAAATCCAACAGGAATTAGAAAAATATCAGATTCCTCACCAAGTATATCGTTATCCGAATGCAGATCACGGTTTTTTCTGTGACCAAAGGGCTAGTTATAATCAACAAGCAGCCGAAGACGCCTGGCAACAAGTATTAAAACTGTACGCTCAAGTATTATAA
- a CDS encoding GNAT family N-acetyltransferase, which translates to MLNSQIRPAQVEDIPTVFSLIQALAAYENLSDAVTGNASNLAQDVFGDDPCVEIIVAEVNQVIVGFALFFTNYSTFLTRRGIYLEDLFILPEYRRQGIGKQLLTYLAKLAVEREAGRLEWSVLDWNESAIAFYQSIGAAILPDWRICRVTGDNLTSLANI; encoded by the coding sequence ATGCTTAATTCTCAAATACGTCCTGCACAAGTTGAAGATATCCCCACTGTTTTTAGTTTGATTCAAGCTTTAGCTGCTTATGAAAACCTTAGTGATGCAGTGACGGGAAATGCTAGTAATCTAGCTCAAGATGTTTTTGGTGATGATCCCTGTGTTGAGATTATCGTTGCTGAAGTAAATCAAGTAATAGTTGGTTTTGCTTTATTTTTTACTAATTATTCTACTTTTTTAACCCGTCGCGGTATCTATTTAGAAGATTTATTTATTTTACCCGAATACCGTCGTCAAGGTATAGGTAAACAATTACTGACTTATCTAGCTAAGTTAGCAGTGGAACGTGAAGCTGGTCGTTTAGAATGGAGTGTACTTGACTGGAATGAGTCAGCGATCGCCTTTTATCAGAGTATTGGTGCGGCGATTTTACCTGATTGGCGTATTTGTAGGGTTACTGGAGATAATTTAACTAGTTTAGCTAATATCTAA
- a CDS encoding DUF4079 domain-containing protein, whose translation MSDFLTEKLTPIADWFSSLGTPEPIVHWGHPLMMAIVIFIMGTFVGIAGWKGRILRETDKEAALQSSSAHRKLAPWLFLFLASGYTGGILSLLMQGKPILESPHFWTGSLVLGFLALNGSISLLGFKTGQPIWRTVHAYLGTLALGLLVVHAILGLKLGLSI comes from the coding sequence ATGTCGGATTTTTTAACTGAAAAATTAACACCCATCGCCGACTGGTTTAGCTCCCTGGGTACTCCTGAGCCAATCGTACATTGGGGACATCCCTTAATGATGGCGATCGTCATCTTTATCATGGGCACTTTTGTAGGGATAGCAGGATGGAAAGGGAGAATTTTAAGAGAAACAGATAAGGAAGCAGCCCTACAAAGTAGTTCAGCTCATCGTAAATTAGCTCCCTGGTTATTTTTATTCCTAGCTTCGGGTTATACAGGAGGGATTCTCTCTCTATTAATGCAAGGAAAACCGATTCTCGAAAGCCCCCATTTTTGGACAGGTTCGCTTGTTTTAGGATTTTTAGCCCTTAATGGTAGTATTTCCTTATTAGGTTTTAAAACTGGACAACCTATCTGGAGAACGGTTCATGCCTACTTAGGAACTCTTGCTTTAGGGTTATTGGTAGTTCATGCTATCTTAGGACTAAAATTAGGTTTAAGCATTTAA
- a CDS encoding dCTP deaminase has translation MIKNDIWIANMAKEGMITPFESQLIRKLDNLPVISYGLSSYGYDIRLSPSEFRIFRHIPGTVVDPKHFNPENLEPTQLHTDSNGSYFILPAHSYGLGVAKEKLSVPENITVLCIGKSTYARVGLIANLTPAEAGWRGHLTLEFSNSSSADCRIYANEGVVQLLFLEGEPCSISYQTRLGKYQDQPEEVIVSRV, from the coding sequence GTGATTAAAAACGATATATGGATCGCTAATATGGCTAAAGAAGGGATGATCACACCCTTTGAATCACAATTAATTCGTAAACTTGATAACTTACCAGTGATTTCCTACGGTTTAAGTAGCTATGGCTATGATATCCGTCTTTCTCCCTCAGAATTTCGTATTTTTAGACATATTCCCGGAACAGTAGTTGACCCTAAACATTTTAACCCAGAAAATCTCGAACCTACTCAACTCCATACTGACTCCAACGGTTCTTATTTTATCTTACCCGCTCATTCCTACGGTTTAGGAGTCGCCAAAGAAAAATTAAGCGTACCTGAAAATATTACTGTACTTTGTATAGGTAAAAGTACTTATGCACGCGTAGGGTTAATCGCCAATCTAACCCCCGCTGAAGCGGGATGGAGAGGACATCTTACGCTAGAATTTTCTAATTCTTCTAGTGCAGATTGTCGAATTTATGCTAACGAAGGTGTGGTACAATTGCTCTTTCTAGAAGGTGAACCCTGTAGCATTAGCTATCAAACTCGTCTAGGTAAATATCAAGATCAACCCGAAGAAGTTATCGTCTCTAGAGTATGA
- a CDS encoding NifU family protein: MSTLALTPDNVEKVLDEMRPYLMADGGNVELVEIDGPIVRLRLQGACGTCPSSTMTLKMGIERRLREFIPEIAEVEQAF, encoded by the coding sequence ATGTCAACCTTAGCCCTTACTCCTGATAATGTCGAAAAAGTTTTAGATGAAATGCGCCCTTATTTAATGGCTGATGGTGGTAATGTGGAGCTTGTGGAAATTGATGGACCGATCGTCAGATTACGTCTTCAAGGCGCTTGTGGTACTTGCCCTAGTTCAACTATGACTCTAAAAATGGGTATTGAGCGTCGTTTACGTGAGTTTATTCCTGAAATAGCTGAAGTAGAACAAGCTTTCTAG